One region of Desulfobacterales bacterium genomic DNA includes:
- a CDS encoding PxxKW family cysteine-rich protein: MKCTTIREGVECPFMTAKGCSYTNGACLEIIEACKGCARSKEFKTGWYCMTCPDPASKWKHGHCNMATHVTMAVEKKAAAKLNPIKASKRGNR, translated from the coding sequence ATGAAATGCACGACGATACGTGAGGGTGTCGAATGCCCTTTTATGACTGCCAAGGGATGCAGCTACACCAATGGGGCTTGTCTTGAAATCATTGAAGCCTGCAAGGGTTGCGCCCGAAGCAAGGAGTTTAAAACTGGTTGGTATTGCATGACTTGCCCCGATCCGGCTTCAAAATGGAAGCACGGTCATTGCAATATGGCCACGCATGTCACAATGGCCGTAGAAAAGAAAGCCGCGGCAAAACTCAATCCGATAAAGGCTTCAAAACGAGGAAACCGTTAA
- a CDS encoding aminotransferase class I/II-fold pyridoxal phosphate-dependent enzyme, with product MNPIAKELNQTLQAGTPQLYDMLSDIGKNLFFPKGILSQSAEAKEKAYRLNATIGIATEEGKTMHFPSVMNALRDIAPEKALTYAPSFGLMTLRKAWQDSLKRKNPSLADTEIGLPIVTCGITHAISVFADVWVDPGDVVILPDMMWGNYSMILSVRKGARIAQYPLFSNAGGFNLAAFEAAVNQEAKTNKKIIVLLNFPQNPTGYTATQTEGAAIVQILAKIARAGTQVIAVSDDAYFGLFYEKDTLKESLFAQLCRQDSRLLAVKLDGATKELFVWGLRVGFITYGIKMDGNSAAVYDALEKKTAGAVRGSISNASHLSQTIVLQSLEDKNHAKELEEKFAILCARAKRVKEVLRDEKYRDAFEAYPFNSGYFMCIRVKNVDAEVLRVHLLNQYGVGLISFGPDNLRIAFSCLEEKDIPLLFDTILRGISDLKA from the coding sequence ATGAACCCCATCGCCAAAGAACTTAATCAGACACTTCAGGCAGGGACCCCCCAACTATATGACATGTTATCCGACATCGGAAAAAACCTGTTTTTTCCCAAAGGTATATTGAGCCAAAGCGCGGAAGCCAAGGAAAAAGCATACCGGCTCAATGCCACTATCGGAATCGCAACGGAAGAGGGCAAGACCATGCATTTTCCTTCCGTCATGAATGCACTCCGCGACATTGCTCCCGAAAAGGCGCTCACCTATGCCCCCTCCTTCGGGTTGATGACGCTTCGAAAGGCTTGGCAGGACAGCCTTAAACGCAAAAACCCGTCCCTAGCCGATACTGAAATCGGGCTGCCGATCGTCACCTGCGGCATTACCCATGCTATCAGCGTATTTGCCGATGTTTGGGTCGATCCGGGAGATGTCGTGATTCTGCCGGACATGATGTGGGGCAATTATAGTATGATTTTAAGCGTCCGAAAGGGCGCCCGAATCGCACAATACCCGCTCTTCTCGAATGCGGGCGGGTTTAATCTGGCTGCATTTGAAGCGGCGGTGAACCAGGAAGCGAAAACCAACAAAAAAATCATCGTCCTTTTGAATTTTCCTCAAAACCCAACCGGTTATACGGCAACCCAAACCGAAGGGGCGGCAATCGTACAAATTCTGGCAAAAATTGCGCGCGCCGGCACGCAAGTCATTGCTGTATCGGATGATGCCTATTTTGGTCTCTTTTATGAAAAAGACACGCTTAAAGAATCCCTTTTCGCTCAATTGTGCCGCCAGGATTCACGGCTGCTGGCCGTCAAGCTGGATGGGGCGACAAAGGAGCTTTTTGTCTGGGGCCTTCGGGTCGGATTTATCACGTACGGAATCAAAATGGACGGCAACAGCGCAGCTGTCTACGATGCCCTGGAGAAAAAGACGGCCGGCGCCGTGCGCGGTTCCATCTCCAATGCTTCTCATTTAAGCCAAACGATTGTGCTTCAATCTTTGGAGGACAAGAACCATGCCAAAGAACTGGAAGAAAAATTTGCCATCCTTTGCGCCCGCGCCAAACGTGTCAAAGAAGTGCTCAGGGATGAAAAATACCGCGATGCCTTTGAAGCCTATCCGTTTAATTCCGGATATTTTATGTGTATTCGGGTTAAAAACGTCGATGCGGAAGTGCTTCGCGTCCATTTGCTGAACCAATACGGCGTGGGCCTGATTTCCTTTGGCCCGGACAATCTGAGAATCGCCTTCTCCTGCCTTGAGGAAAAGGATATTCCGTTATTGTTCGATACCATCTTACGGGGAATTTCGGATCTGAAAGCTTAG
- a CDS encoding cytochrome c3 family protein, whose protein sequence is MVKKELKLAYVLAIALLVVGVICYMVPAKAPAQPLRMMYQTVAGRVLFNHQIHLGESGYGISCRDCHHHPEDGSDTSGCGACHSLPAEGKTVPDACLACHEPDELEEVTMSKRADAFHAQCVQCHNEYESGPVECSGCHIQ, encoded by the coding sequence ATGGTTAAAAAAGAACTGAAATTGGCTTACGTTCTGGCAATCGCTCTGCTTGTCGTGGGAGTAATTTGTTATATGGTGCCCGCCAAGGCACCGGCGCAGCCGCTTCGAATGATGTATCAAACCGTCGCCGGAAGGGTGTTGTTTAATCACCAGATCCACCTGGGAGAATCCGGTTACGGCATTTCCTGCAGGGACTGCCATCATCATCCCGAGGATGGCAGCGATACCAGTGGATGCGGTGCCTGCCACAGTCTGCCGGCGGAAGGAAAAACAGTACCCGATGCCTGCCTTGCCTGTCATGAACCGGATGAGCTTGAAGAAGTAACTATGAGCAAGCGCGCGGATGCCTTTCATGCCCAGTGCGTTCAGTGCCACAATGAATATGAATCGGGGCCGGTAGAGTGTTCCGGTTGTCATATCCAGTAA
- the truA gene encoding tRNA pseudouridine(38-40) synthase TruA produces MTESRKNFKLLIEYDGSAYHGWQRQQKDESIQATIEAALHRLTGSRISLIGSGRTDAGVHAKGQVANFFCETHLCANTVCRGLNALLPDDIAILACTVVDESFHARFDAKAKTYRYTIINRFSPVAVGRQYAWHIPQDLDAAAMKSAMQHLIGRHDFKAFEGTGSPRAHTTRHMLNAVLQVDAQLSRLNFYFTADGFLRHMVRNIVGTLVEVGRRKIEPTTVAVIRDAADRSLAGATAPGQGLCLMNVCYDK; encoded by the coding sequence ATGACGGAATCCCGGAAAAATTTTAAGCTGCTGATCGAGTATGACGGCAGTGCCTATCATGGGTGGCAGCGGCAGCAGAAGGATGAGAGCATTCAAGCTACCATCGAAGCGGCCCTTCACCGGCTGACCGGATCGAGGATATCTCTCATCGGCTCAGGGAGAACGGATGCGGGGGTTCACGCCAAAGGACAGGTCGCCAATTTTTTTTGCGAAACTCATCTTTGTGCGAACACGGTTTGTCGTGGATTAAATGCTTTATTGCCGGATGATATTGCCATTCTCGCATGTACGGTGGTGGATGAAAGTTTCCATGCCCGATTTGACGCGAAAGCCAAAACTTACCGTTATACCATTATCAACCGGTTTTCTCCGGTTGCCGTCGGGCGGCAGTACGCTTGGCATATTCCACAGGATTTGGATGCGGCGGCTATGAAATCCGCGATGCAACATCTCATCGGACGACACGATTTCAAGGCATTTGAAGGCACCGGTAGTCCCAGGGCGCATACCACAAGACATATGCTGAATGCGGTGTTGCAAGTGGATGCGCAACTTTCAAGGCTTAATTTTTACTTTACGGCCGATGGCTTTTTAAGACACATGGTGAGAAACATTGTGGGCACGCTGGTGGAAGTCGGAAGGAGAAAAATCGAACCGACCACTGTTGCTGTCATTCGGGATGCTGCGGACCGTTCCCTGGCCGGTGCAACCGCGCCCGGCCAGGGGTTATGTCTGATGAACGTTTGTTATGACAAGTAA
- a CDS encoding RnfABCDGE type electron transport complex subunit B: protein MIEAILSMCILGAVCGILLSVASKVFYVYEDPRIAEVENFLAAANCGGCGFAGCSAAAVAIVTGKAPPSACIVAGPESAIAIAGVLGVDPGSAEPKISHNECEGGFRAADKFDYMGINSCRAMAVMYGGKRVCTIGCIGMGDCVKACKFDAIHIGPNGFPVVDETKCVGCGACETACPKDILHVRTMSDRLLHFNQEDDALAPCAQTCPAEIDIPKYISQIREGNYEGAVHTIRERNPLLLSCGRVCPHPCEDYCRRGIEDEPVSINQLKRFVADYEMNSGKRLPVSCAPDTGKKVAVVGGGPAGLSCAFFLRRLGHSVTIFDMMPELGGMIRYGIPEYRLPKQVLKWETDGILNLGIEARLNVKLGKDFTISSLREDGYDAIFLGVGAWKDYKLGAEGEDLGNCYTGIDFLTKFAAYQQEGKPVNQYPIGQKCVVIGGGNTAIDCVRTLVRLGAKEVSIVYRRTRAEMPANMVEIEAAEHEGVNFHFLAAPTRVIGDENGKVKQLEYLKMELGEPDASGRRRPVPVEGSETLMDIDMLVTAIGQGPDVSFVDQEKETADIKITRWNTIDGDAEVLQSSVPYIFAAGDAYTGASLVVEAIGGGRRAARAIHLFLKEEEVVPVPKSLRKKHIPESIFESVDGIEAKKRTPMPEMEVAERIKSFVEADLVISEASAAYESNRCLNCCRICYNKDTQAA from the coding sequence GTGATTGAAGCCATTTTATCCATGTGCATCCTTGGTGCCGTTTGCGGGATACTTCTAAGCGTCGCCTCCAAGGTGTTTTATGTTTATGAAGATCCCCGGATTGCCGAGGTTGAAAATTTTTTGGCAGCCGCCAATTGCGGTGGTTGCGGGTTTGCCGGTTGTTCGGCGGCTGCGGTGGCCATTGTGACGGGAAAGGCGCCGCCGAGCGCTTGCATCGTGGCGGGGCCGGAATCCGCGATCGCGATTGCCGGTGTGCTTGGTGTGGATCCCGGCAGCGCCGAGCCCAAAATTTCCCATAATGAATGTGAGGGAGGCTTTCGGGCGGCTGATAAATTTGACTATATGGGCATTAACAGCTGCCGGGCCATGGCCGTCATGTATGGGGGAAAGCGTGTTTGCACCATCGGATGCATCGGCATGGGTGATTGTGTCAAGGCCTGCAAATTTGATGCAATCCATATAGGCCCCAATGGGTTTCCGGTGGTGGATGAGACCAAATGTGTCGGGTGCGGCGCATGCGAAACGGCCTGCCCGAAAGATATTTTGCATGTTCGCACCATGAGCGATCGGCTGCTGCATTTTAATCAGGAAGACGATGCGCTGGCGCCGTGCGCCCAGACATGCCCGGCGGAGATCGACATCCCCAAATACATTTCCCAGATTCGTGAAGGGAACTACGAGGGTGCGGTTCACACCATTCGGGAACGAAATCCATTGCTTCTCTCCTGCGGCCGGGTTTGCCCCCATCCCTGTGAAGATTATTGCCGCAGAGGCATCGAGGATGAACCGGTTTCCATCAACCAGTTAAAACGATTTGTGGCGGATTATGAAATGAATTCCGGCAAGCGGCTACCCGTTTCTTGCGCGCCGGATACCGGCAAGAAAGTAGCCGTTGTGGGCGGCGGACCCGCCGGGCTCAGCTGCGCGTTTTTTCTGCGGCGATTGGGCCACAGTGTGACGATTTTTGATATGATGCCGGAACTTGGCGGCATGATTCGATATGGCATCCCCGAATACCGATTGCCCAAACAGGTGCTTAAATGGGAGACGGATGGTATTTTAAACCTGGGGATCGAAGCGCGCTTGAATGTCAAGCTCGGAAAGGATTTTACCATCAGCTCGCTAAGAGAAGACGGCTATGACGCTATTTTCCTGGGGGTGGGCGCATGGAAGGATTATAAACTCGGTGCTGAAGGGGAAGACCTTGGAAATTGCTATACGGGCATTGATTTTCTAACCAAATTTGCCGCATACCAGCAGGAAGGCAAGCCGGTCAACCAATATCCCATCGGTCAAAAATGCGTGGTGATCGGTGGGGGGAATACGGCTATTGACTGCGTGCGGACCCTTGTCAGGCTCGGCGCCAAAGAGGTTTCGATCGTGTATCGACGAACCCGCGCTGAAATGCCTGCCAACATGGTGGAAATCGAGGCGGCTGAACATGAGGGCGTTAATTTTCATTTTCTGGCTGCGCCGACCCGTGTGATCGGCGATGAAAACGGTAAGGTCAAGCAGTTGGAATATCTTAAAATGGAGCTGGGTGAGCCGGATGCCAGCGGCCGACGGCGACCGGTTCCGGTTGAGGGCTCTGAGACCTTGATGGATATTGATATGTTGGTCACTGCGATTGGTCAGGGGCCGGATGTTTCATTTGTGGATCAGGAAAAGGAAACGGCTGATATTAAAATCACCCGATGGAACACCATCGATGGGGACGCGGAGGTTTTACAGTCTTCCGTGCCGTATATTTTTGCGGCGGGCGATGCGTATACCGGCGCCTCTCTGGTTGTGGAGGCCATCGGCGGCGGACGCCGTGCGGCCCGGGCGATTCATCTGTTTCTGAAAGAAGAAGAGGTGGTTCCGGTTCCAAAATCCCTGCGGAAAAAGCATATTCCGGAATCTATTTTTGAATCCGTTGACGGCATTGAGGCAAAGAAACGCACGCCGATGCCGGAAATGGAAGTGGCTGAGCGAATCAAATCTTTTGTGGAAGCGGATTTGGTTATTTCCGAAGCATCGGCTGCCTACGAGTCAAATCGCTGTCTCAATTGTTGCCGTATTTGCTACAACAAGGATACGCAAGCGGCATAG
- a CDS encoding electron transport complex subunit E has protein sequence MAKSIAQEFTKGLWKEVPPFRLVLGLCPVLGVTTTVENGLGMGMATAFVLLASNILISLLRKIIPSKVRIACFIIVIATFVIVVELLMKAFAYSLFLSLGVFIPLIVVNCILLGRAEAFAAKNPLIPSIADGLGIGIGFTLSLTAISAVRNLIGKGELTIWKGVVVEQIFGASYQPFEFMVQAPGAFLCLGLMLCMMNLMGKK, from the coding sequence ATGGCCAAGTCGATTGCTCAGGAATTTACCAAAGGGCTATGGAAGGAAGTCCCGCCGTTCCGGCTCGTACTCGGGCTATGTCCGGTGTTGGGAGTCACCACTACCGTGGAAAACGGCCTCGGCATGGGGATGGCAACGGCGTTTGTTCTGTTGGCGTCCAATATACTGATATCCCTGTTGCGCAAGATTATCCCTTCCAAGGTTCGTATCGCCTGTTTCATTATTGTAATTGCCACCTTTGTTATCGTGGTGGAACTGCTGATGAAGGCGTTTGCCTATTCGCTGTTTTTAAGCCTTGGCGTTTTTATTCCCCTAATTGTTGTAAACTGCATTCTATTAGGGCGTGCTGAAGCATTTGCGGCAAAGAATCCATTGATCCCATCGATTGCAGATGGTCTTGGTATCGGTATCGGCTTTACCCTTTCACTGACCGCGATCAGTGCGGTTCGAAACCTGATTGGCAAAGGAGAGCTGACCATCTGGAAAGGCGTTGTGGTCGAACAGATCTTCGGTGCTTCCTATCAACCGTTTGAATTTATGGTCCAAGCACCCGGCGCCTTCCTTTGCCTGGGGCTGATGTTATGCATGATGAACCTTATGGGGAAAAAATAG
- a CDS encoding 4Fe-4S dicluster domain-containing protein, producing the protein MMKKPFFGLSKPRVIYPPSQGAFPIPKSIPTPGRVTLLIDGALSFVDKDVLKKGDAVKTGQKVLLSKESGGYAISSVTGTVSDISVFEGDFGKIYVAVSIDSAKAEQLDDQFTAVAAEPSLQTALDFLQTAPGKPPLSMLSNLEKTIETLVIYAEDKDLLITTNRYIATSRFSSLTKGIDMLKKISGIDDIIVVTPRDRIQSYGEIGAKVRAVDTAYPAANPQNIMNQVLGKAVPVGKAPEDLGVVFFSAESVAALGDAFETGRVPVNKIITVIHKDGSQTLVEARIGTPIRNVLAACGETLSDMDRLIVGGPMTGNAIYSEEHPVQPDTDAVMLQDKADVPFVSDYPCINCGECVRVCPAKMPVNMLVRFLEAGVYQTAADEYDLYSCIECGLCSYVCVAKIPIFQYIRLAKFALSQVQTAEEQND; encoded by the coding sequence ATGATGAAGAAACCATTTTTCGGCTTGTCTAAACCCCGGGTAATTTATCCGCCGTCCCAGGGTGCCTTCCCGATCCCCAAATCAATTCCTACACCCGGCAGGGTGACACTCCTGATCGACGGTGCGTTGTCATTCGTGGATAAGGATGTCCTGAAAAAAGGCGACGCGGTAAAGACCGGCCAGAAAGTATTGCTGTCAAAGGAGTCCGGTGGCTACGCGATTTCAAGCGTCACCGGAACCGTTTCCGATATCTCCGTTTTTGAAGGGGACTTCGGCAAAATCTATGTGGCGGTGAGCATTGATTCGGCCAAGGCCGAGCAGCTTGATGATCAATTCACTGCCGTGGCCGCCGAGCCATCCCTTCAAACGGCACTCGATTTTCTTCAAACGGCACCGGGCAAACCGCCCTTGTCGATGTTGTCGAATCTTGAGAAGACCATTGAGACCCTCGTTATCTATGCCGAAGATAAAGACCTTCTGATTACCACGAACCGCTATATCGCCACCTCCCGGTTTTCCTCTTTAACCAAGGGGATCGATATGCTTAAAAAAATCAGTGGAATAGATGATATTATCGTGGTAACGCCCCGGGACCGAATTCAAAGCTACGGTGAGATCGGCGCTAAGGTAAGGGCTGTGGACACGGCTTACCCTGCGGCGAATCCGCAGAATATCATGAATCAGGTTTTAGGCAAGGCGGTACCGGTTGGAAAGGCGCCTGAAGATCTGGGCGTTGTTTTTTTCAGCGCTGAATCGGTGGCTGCCCTTGGCGATGCGTTTGAGACCGGGCGGGTGCCGGTAAACAAAATTATCACCGTGATTCATAAAGACGGCAGCCAAACTCTTGTGGAGGCTAGAATCGGAACCCCGATTAGAAATGTATTGGCCGCCTGCGGGGAAACATTATCCGATATGGACCGGCTGATTGTCGGCGGGCCCATGACGGGCAATGCCATCTACTCCGAGGAGCATCCGGTTCAGCCCGACACGGATGCCGTCATGCTGCAGGATAAGGCGGATGTCCCCTTCGTATCCGATTATCCTTGCATCAATTGCGGTGAATGTGTCCGGGTGTGCCCGGCCAAGATGCCGGTCAATATGCTGGTCCGGTTTCTGGAGGCTGGCGTTTATCAGACGGCTGCCGATGAATACGATCTTTATTCCTGCATTGAATGCGGGTTGTGCAGTTACGTGTGTGTCGCAAAAATTCCCATCTTTCAGTATATTCGGTTGGCTAAATTCGCACTGAGCCAAGTCCAAACAGCGGAGGAGCAAAATGATTAG
- the argJ gene encoding bifunctional glutamate N-acetyltransferase/amino-acid acetyltransferase ArgJ: MSMEIKCPGFRAAGVAAAIKQANRLDMGLIVSDVPAAVAGIFTKNKIKAAPVLMDMQRVQSGSAQAIVVNAGNANCCTGAQGMGDAMEMAALVADSLGISRELVLVSSTGVIGKSMPMDRISAAIPRLVAGLSYQGIMAVAKAFMTTDTVPKAISSQGIIDGKVFTLTGIIKGAGMIRPDMATMLCYILTDAKAPPGFLKNALIAAANISFNRASVDGDTSTNDTVLLLANGVSGIQIESSEHEAVFQEVLNALCLKLAKAMIRDGEGVNKLVDLMVKGALTDADAYRVAETVGHSPLVKTALFGEDANWGRIVAAVGRAGVEIEPEKIDIYFDQVQLLQNTRWCGAQAEAEATEVMRQSEYALRIDLNMGSGSAQLITCDFSMDYVRINADYRT; encoded by the coding sequence ATGTCAATGGAGATCAAATGCCCCGGCTTCAGGGCCGCTGGTGTAGCGGCTGCCATCAAACAGGCAAACCGGTTGGATATGGGCTTGATCGTTTCTGACGTGCCGGCTGCTGTTGCGGGGATCTTTACAAAAAATAAAATAAAAGCGGCGCCGGTGCTGATGGATATGCAGCGGGTTCAATCCGGATCGGCGCAGGCCATTGTCGTCAATGCCGGCAATGCCAATTGCTGCACGGGCGCTCAGGGAATGGGCGATGCCATGGAAATGGCCGCTCTTGTTGCGGATTCTCTTGGTATTTCTCGTGAACTCGTATTGGTGTCCTCTACCGGTGTGATTGGAAAATCGATGCCCATGGATCGAATTTCGGCGGCCATTCCACGGTTGGTTGCCGGGCTGTCCTATCAAGGCATTATGGCGGTGGCCAAAGCGTTTATGACCACCGATACAGTGCCAAAGGCGATTTCGAGTCAAGGAATAATCGACGGCAAGGTGTTTACGTTGACCGGCATCATCAAGGGCGCCGGCATGATTCGGCCGGATATGGCTACTATGTTGTGCTATATTTTGACGGACGCGAAAGCCCCTCCTGGCTTTCTGAAAAATGCATTGATCGCCGCCGCGAATATATCCTTTAACCGGGCAAGCGTGGATGGCGATACAAGCACCAACGATACCGTACTGCTGTTAGCCAATGGCGTCTCCGGTATTCAAATCGAATCATCCGAGCATGAGGCTGTTTTTCAAGAGGTATTGAACGCGCTTTGTTTAAAGCTCGCAAAGGCCATGATTCGGGATGGGGAGGGGGTCAACAAACTCGTTGATCTTATGGTAAAGGGCGCCTTGACGGATGCGGATGCTTACCGTGTAGCGGAGACAGTGGGACACTCTCCTCTGGTTAAAACCGCGCTTTTTGGTGAAGATGCCAACTGGGGACGGATTGTAGCGGCCGTTGGCCGGGCGGGCGTCGAGATCGAGCCGGAAAAAATCGATATCTATTTTGATCAGGTGCAACTGCTACAAAACACCCGGTGGTGTGGTGCGCAGGCCGAGGCCGAGGCAACCGAGGTGATGCGGCAATCTGAATATGCCCTGCGGATTGATTTAAACATGGGCTCCGGTAGCGCACAGCTGATCACTTGCGATTTTTCAATGGATTATGTCAGAATTAATGCGGACTACCGCACCTGA
- a CDS encoding RnfABCDGE type electron transport complex subunit A, translated as MGDLIILLISCIIVNNILLAQFLGNCPFLGTSKKMETAVGMAMAVVFVLVLAGVITWMIYYWLLLPFNLVYLRTISFILVIAALVQFVEMFLKKSIPALYAGLGIFLPLITTNCAVMGACVINIDKEYTFIQALVASLGFAAGFGLALILFAGVRERILLARVPKPLQDTSIALVTAGLLSLTFFAFKGMV; from the coding sequence ATGGGCGATCTCATCATCCTATTGATTAGCTGTATCATTGTTAACAATATTTTGCTGGCGCAGTTTTTGGGGAACTGCCCGTTTTTGGGCACTTCCAAGAAGATGGAAACTGCGGTCGGCATGGCCATGGCAGTTGTTTTTGTTCTGGTGCTGGCGGGCGTTATTACCTGGATGATCTATTACTGGTTGTTGCTGCCGTTTAACTTGGTGTATTTGCGGACCATTTCTTTTATTCTTGTCATTGCCGCACTGGTTCAATTCGTAGAGATGTTTTTGAAAAAAAGTATTCCGGCGTTGTATGCCGGGTTGGGGATTTTCCTGCCGCTGATTACCACCAACTGCGCCGTTATGGGTGCCTGTGTGATTAATATCGACAAAGAATATACCTTTATTCAAGCGCTGGTTGCCTCTCTGGGCTTTGCGGCGGGGTTCGGGTTGGCGCTCATCCTTTTCGCGGGTGTGCGGGAGCGGATATTACTCGCGCGGGTTCCCAAACCATTGCAGGATACTTCCATTGCACTGGTGACGGCCGGGTTGTTGTCCCTGACATTTTTTGCATTTAAAGGCATGGTTTAA
- a CDS encoding RnfABCDGE type electron transport complex subunit D — translation MISQKKFIVSHAPFWHCGRSVSERSYHTMLAAVPAVLAGIISYGPPALGVVAFSIATAMLWEVAFNRIAKQPISIGDGNAALIGMVLAMLMPATMPWWGVLVGTFIAIFIGKMIFGGIGSNPFNPVIIAVAILMVSWKHLFDFDGMLVNYNLEFLTISPLVALKSFGVQATTQFNPLDLLLGRQVGGIGATFGLGIILGGLYLILRGFIRWEISISFLVGIAVTAVLFNLLNPAKYGGPLIHLLSGYTLLGAFFLATEDSSSPVNMIPMFIYGALGGVMTVLIRNIGIYADGVVYAILVINLVNPLLDKIRPKAIGKVA, via the coding sequence ATGATTAGTCAAAAGAAATTTATCGTTTCACACGCGCCGTTTTGGCACTGTGGCAGAAGCGTATCTGAAAGAAGCTACCACACCATGCTGGCGGCGGTGCCGGCGGTGTTGGCCGGGATTATCTCCTATGGCCCTCCCGCGTTGGGCGTTGTGGCGTTTTCCATCGCCACCGCCATGCTTTGGGAGGTTGCATTTAATCGCATCGCCAAGCAGCCGATATCCATCGGGGACGGCAATGCAGCGTTAATCGGCATGGTTCTGGCCATGTTGATGCCTGCCACCATGCCCTGGTGGGGGGTTTTGGTGGGAACCTTTATTGCAATATTTATCGGAAAGATGATTTTCGGCGGTATTGGTAGCAACCCCTTTAATCCGGTAATAATAGCGGTCGCGATTTTGATGGTTTCCTGGAAACACCTCTTCGATTTCGATGGGATGCTGGTCAATTACAATTTGGAATTCTTGACCATCTCTCCCCTGGTTGCCTTAAAGTCTTTCGGGGTTCAGGCCACCACCCAATTCAATCCCCTTGATTTGCTATTGGGACGTCAGGTAGGGGGCATCGGCGCCACATTCGGGCTGGGGATTATTCTCGGTGGTCTCTACCTTATTTTGCGCGGATTTATTCGGTGGGAAATTTCCATCTCTTTTCTGGTCGGCATCGCGGTTACCGCCGTTTTATTCAATTTGTTGAATCCCGCCAAATACGGCGGCCCCCTGATTCATCTCTTGTCCGGTTATACCCTCTTGGGGGCGTTTTTTCTGGCAACGGAAGATTCCTCCTCGCCGGTCAACATGATTCCCATGTTCATCTACGGCGCTTTGGGGGGTGTCATGACCGTGCTGATTCGAAACATCGGCATCTATGCGGACGGCGTTGTTTATGCAATTCTTGTAATTAACCTCGTAAACCCGCTACTGGACAAGATCCGGCCCAAAGCGATTGGAAAGGTGGCCTGA
- a CDS encoding RnfABCDGE type electron transport complex subunit G yields MKDMIKMVVVLTVLSSFSGGLLAALRDGTKDLIEKQELNLVKGPAIRKILEGASNDPLVDRVKIPDGETEISVFVGVFDGKPNTVVFETFGTGFADKVGLMVGINVDEDKFHGVGVTTHSETPGLGANAKEDPSFAAQFKGHAVSGSIKVTKDGGDINALSGATITSRGVCVAASDAVTVYQRIKPQLIEKLKEIKK; encoded by the coding sequence ATGAAAGATATGATCAAAATGGTTGTCGTTCTGACGGTCCTGAGCTCGTTTTCCGGGGGACTGCTTGCAGCGCTCAGAGATGGAACCAAGGACCTTATCGAAAAACAGGAGTTGAACCTGGTGAAAGGCCCCGCCATCCGAAAAATTTTGGAAGGGGCCTCTAATGATCCGCTGGTGGATCGTGTCAAGATTCCCGACGGGGAGACGGAGATAAGCGTTTTTGTCGGCGTTTTTGACGGAAAACCGAATACGGTTGTGTTTGAAACCTTCGGCACCGGCTTTGCCGATAAAGTCGGTTTGATGGTGGGCATCAATGTGGACGAGGATAAATTTCACGGTGTTGGCGTCACGACTCATAGTGAAACGCCCGGCCTCGGTGCCAACGCAAAGGAAGATCCGAGCTTTGCGGCTCAATTCAAGGGGCATGCCGTTTCAGGCTCCATTAAGGTGACCAAGGACGGCGGCGACATCAATGCACTCAGTGGCGCTACAATCACGTCCAGAGGTGTTTGCGTTGCAGCCTCGGACGCTGTCACCGTTTACCAGCGAATTAAACCACAACTTATTGAAAAATTAAAAGAAATTAAAAAATAG